The following are encoded together in the Cyanobacterium aponinum PCC 10605 genome:
- a CDS encoding DNA adenine methylase produces the protein MIKSPLRYPGGKSRAIDYLCQHLPDDFSEYREPMVGGGSMFIYLKQKNPGLKIWINDLNPELYLFWKIAQSDLVNLVNEIKKCKENYQDGKQLFRELTTVNIENLTDLERATRFFILNRITFSGTVESGGFSQGAFEKRFTDSSIERLELLEQILKDITITNLDFENVIKDNSNNAFLFLDPPYYNNAKSKLYGKKGNLHSEFNHKKFINIIKKCQHKWLITYDNCKFIKDNFVEYYLQEWELQYGMNNYKKSSVPKGKELLIMNYLPSIQDKQNQQLTLNFY, from the coding sequence ATGATTAAAAGTCCATTACGTTATCCAGGGGGAAAAAGTCGAGCAATTGATTATCTTTGCCAACACCTACCTGATGATTTTAGTGAATATAGAGAGCCAATGGTGGGAGGTGGATCAATGTTTATTTATTTAAAACAAAAAAACCCCGGTTTAAAAATTTGGATTAATGACTTAAATCCAGAATTGTATTTGTTTTGGAAAATTGCTCAATCTGATTTAGTTAATTTAGTTAATGAGATAAAAAAATGTAAAGAAAATTATCAAGATGGAAAACAACTTTTTCGAGAATTGACGACTGTTAATATAGAGAATTTAACAGACTTAGAAAGAGCAACGAGATTTTTTATTTTAAATAGAATTACTTTTTCTGGTACTGTAGAATCTGGCGGATTTTCTCAAGGTGCTTTTGAAAAAAGATTTACTGATTCTTCGATCGAACGTTTAGAATTGTTAGAGCAGATTTTAAAAGATATTACTATAACTAATTTAGATTTTGAGAATGTGATTAAAGATAATAGTAATAATGCTTTTCTATTTCTTGATCCACCTTATTATAATAATGCAAAATCAAAATTATACGGAAAAAAAGGTAATCTACATTCAGAATTTAATCATAAAAAATTTATTAACATTATAAAAAAATGTCAACATAAGTGGCTAATTACTTATGATAATTGTAAGTTTATCAAAGATAATTTTGTGGAGTATTATCTTCAAGAATGGGAGTTACAATACGGAATGAACAATTATAAAAAATCTTCTGTACCGAAAGGAAAAGAACTATTAATAATGAATTATTTACCTTCTATTCAAGATAAACAAAATCAACAATTAACACTTAATTTTTATTAA
- the gltB gene encoding glutamate synthase large subunit, giving the protein MVNNHIPKKQGLYDPQNEHDACGVGFVVNKYGKKSHEIVGQALTILINLDHRGGCGAEPNTGDGAGILMQLPDGFMRKEAQKLGIELPPMGDYAVGMIFASPDKEARNKARKIFEQVVAEEGQKVLGWRDVPTDNSDLGKSALNCEPFMQQVFIAKNPTITDNLVFERKLYVIRKRSHNAIKATKVDEYWYPATLSSRTIVYKGMLRPEQVGKYYLDLSNPELETALALVHSRFSTNTFPSWDRAHPYRYITHNGEINTLRGNINWMHARQSLFKSDLFGDDMAKLQPVINLNGSDSLIFDNALEMLVLSGRSLSHGVMMMIPEPWSGHESMSEEKKAFYQYHSCLMEPWDGPASIAFTDGKQIGAILDRNGLRPSRYTVTKDGLVIMASEAGVLPIEPERVESKGRLQPGQMFLVDMEAGRIVPDEEVKAPIINQHPYQQWLDDHLYRLEELPTPSVKQASSLYDKDLIALQQTFGYTFEDLRMLLAPMGKDGVESIGAMGIDTPLAVLSDRPKLLYDYFKQLFAQVTNPPIDPIREAIITSAETTIGKEGNLLEPTPESCHLIALKTPILTNEELAILKSLDCPSIHHFDNPALNPPITKANDNHGFKAHTCSILFDPKSGVKGLESTLESIFEEVDQAIERGCTHIILSDRDVNFYNAPIPALLAVSGLHHHLIRKGTRTQVGIILESGEPKEVHHFAVLLGYGCGAINPYLALETFKDMIKQGLVTDVDHKTACKNYIKAVTKGIIKIASKIGISTIQSYRGAQIFEAIGLNQDLIDKYFTWTASRLQGIGLDVIAQETIMRHSHAFPDRQVNGHTLDAGGEYQWRKDGEAHLFNPQTIHTLQQAVQQGDYELYKKYSQMINDHGKQFFRLRDLLEFKQRESIPIEEVEPIENIMKRFKTGAMSYGSISKEAHESLAIAMNRIGGKSNTGEGGEDPQRYTWTNEQGDSKNSAIKQVASGRFGVTSLYLSQAKEIQIKMAQGAKPGEGGQLPGKKVYPWIAKVRYSTPGVGLISPPPHHDIYSIEDLAELIHDLKNANRNARINVKLVSEVGVGTIAAGVAKAKADVVLISGYDGGTGASPRTSIKHAGLPWELGLAETHQTLLLNNLRSRIVVETDGQMKTGRDIAIATLLGAEEYGFSTAPLVTLGCIMMRVCHLNTCPVGVATQNPELRAKFTGDPAYTVNFMKFIAQEMREIMAELGFRTVNEMVGRTDVLNPKGAIEHWKAKGIDISPILHQPKVDPNMPRHCTIKQDHGLDQSLDMTTLLDLCKGAIEHGEKVKATLPIKNINRVVGTILGNEITKKHWEGLPEDTVHLHFVGSAGQSLGAFVPKGVTLELEGDANDYIGKGLSGGKIIVYPDKKATFEADENIIVGNVALYGATSGEAYISGVAGERFCVRNSGVTTVVEGVGDHGCEYMTGGKVVIIGKTGRNFAAGMSGGVAYILDETGDFATHCNTEMVGLETLEDASEIAELKQLIVKHQQFTNSKKAQKVLDNWEENISKFVKVMPRDYKRVLEALKEAINSGLSGDEALNAAFEANAQDVARVGGS; this is encoded by the coding sequence ATGGTCAATAATCACATCCCCAAAAAACAAGGATTATACGATCCTCAAAACGAACATGATGCCTGTGGTGTCGGTTTTGTTGTCAATAAATATGGGAAGAAATCTCATGAAATAGTAGGTCAGGCATTGACTATTTTGATTAATTTAGATCATAGAGGCGGTTGTGGTGCAGAACCGAATACAGGGGATGGTGCAGGAATTTTAATGCAGTTACCCGATGGTTTTATGCGTAAAGAAGCCCAAAAATTGGGCATAGAATTACCTCCTATGGGAGATTATGCCGTAGGTATGATTTTTGCATCTCCCGACAAAGAAGCAAGAAATAAAGCCAGAAAAATATTTGAGCAGGTTGTGGCAGAAGAAGGACAAAAAGTCTTAGGATGGCGTGACGTGCCTACGGATAACTCAGATTTGGGTAAAAGTGCCTTGAATTGTGAGCCTTTTATGCAACAGGTATTTATCGCTAAAAATCCCACAATTACTGATAATCTAGTATTTGAACGCAAATTATATGTAATTCGCAAACGCTCTCATAATGCCATTAAAGCAACAAAAGTTGATGAGTATTGGTATCCTGCTACCCTTTCCAGCAGAACCATCGTTTATAAGGGAATGTTGCGCCCTGAGCAAGTGGGAAAATACTATTTAGACTTGAGTAATCCTGAGTTAGAAACTGCTCTAGCCCTTGTACACTCTCGTTTTAGCACCAATACTTTCCCCAGTTGGGATCGCGCTCACCCTTACCGCTACATCACCCATAACGGCGAAATAAACACCCTTAGAGGCAACATTAACTGGATGCACGCGCGTCAATCCCTGTTTAAATCCGATTTATTTGGAGATGATATGGCGAAACTTCAGCCTGTAATTAACCTCAATGGTAGTGATTCTTTAATTTTTGATAATGCCTTAGAAATGTTGGTATTAAGTGGGCGTAGTCTCTCTCATGGGGTAATGATGATGATTCCTGAGCCTTGGAGTGGCCATGAGTCTATGAGTGAGGAGAAAAAAGCCTTTTATCAATACCATTCTTGCTTAATGGAACCTTGGGATGGCCCAGCTTCCATCGCATTTACAGACGGGAAACAAATAGGCGCGATCCTCGATCGCAACGGCTTACGTCCTTCTCGCTATACTGTTACTAAAGATGGATTAGTCATCATGGCATCGGAAGCGGGGGTATTGCCCATCGAACCTGAAAGAGTAGAAAGTAAAGGCAGACTGCAACCCGGACAAATGTTCTTAGTGGATATGGAAGCAGGGCGCATCGTGCCAGACGAGGAAGTAAAAGCACCCATTATCAATCAACATCCCTATCAACAATGGTTAGATGATCACTTATATAGACTAGAAGAATTACCAACCCCTTCTGTGAAACAGGCTTCCAGCCTGTATGATAAAGATCTGATCGCCTTACAACAAACCTTTGGTTATACTTTTGAAGACTTAAGAATGCTCCTCGCCCCTATGGGTAAAGATGGAGTAGAATCGATTGGTGCAATGGGTATCGATACGCCGTTAGCAGTATTGAGCGATCGCCCCAAATTGTTGTATGATTACTTTAAACAACTGTTTGCTCAGGTGACAAATCCCCCCATTGACCCCATCAGAGAAGCAATTATCACCTCTGCGGAAACAACCATCGGTAAAGAAGGTAACTTATTAGAGCCTACTCCCGAAAGTTGTCATCTCATCGCCCTCAAAACTCCCATTCTTACCAATGAAGAATTAGCAATTCTCAAAAGCCTAGATTGTCCTAGTATCCATCATTTCGACAACCCTGCCTTAAATCCTCCCATCACCAAAGCCAATGATAATCACGGATTTAAAGCTCACACCTGTTCAATTTTATTTGACCCCAAATCAGGGGTAAAAGGGCTAGAAAGCACCTTAGAGAGCATTTTTGAGGAGGTAGATCAAGCCATTGAAAGGGGATGCACCCATATTATTTTGAGCGATCGAGATGTAAATTTTTACAACGCTCCCATACCTGCCCTATTAGCCGTATCTGGCTTACATCATCATCTCATTCGTAAAGGCACAAGGACTCAAGTGGGTATCATCCTTGAATCAGGCGAACCCAAAGAAGTCCATCATTTTGCTGTATTATTAGGTTATGGTTGCGGTGCGATCAATCCTTACCTTGCCCTTGAAACCTTTAAAGATATGATTAAACAAGGGTTAGTCACCGATGTTGACCATAAAACCGCTTGTAAAAATTATATCAAAGCAGTCACCAAAGGCATCATTAAAATTGCCTCTAAAATTGGTATTTCTACCATCCAAAGCTATCGAGGGGCGCAAATCTTCGAGGCGATCGGACTTAATCAAGATCTCATTGATAAGTATTTTACATGGACAGCATCCCGTTTGCAAGGCATTGGTTTAGACGTGATTGCCCAAGAAACCATCATGCGTCATAGTCATGCTTTCCCTGACAGACAAGTTAACGGGCATACCCTTGATGCAGGAGGGGAATATCAATGGCGTAAAGACGGCGAGGCACATTTATTTAACCCTCAAACCATTCACACCTTACAACAGGCAGTGCAACAGGGAGATTACGAATTATACAAAAAATACTCCCAGATGATCAACGATCATGGTAAGCAATTCTTCCGTTTGCGTGACTTATTGGAGTTTAAACAACGGGAATCCATACCTATTGAAGAAGTTGAGCCTATCGAAAACATCATGAAGCGCTTTAAAACAGGGGCGATGAGTTACGGTTCAATTTCCAAAGAAGCCCATGAGTCTCTCGCTATTGCCATGAATCGCATTGGCGGTAAATCTAATACAGGGGAAGGAGGGGAAGACCCCCAGCGCTATACTTGGACTAATGAGCAAGGAGACTCGAAAAATAGTGCTATCAAACAGGTAGCTAGTGGGCGTTTTGGTGTCACCAGTCTTTACTTATCCCAAGCTAAAGAGATACAAATTAAAATGGCGCAGGGTGCAAAACCGGGTGAAGGTGGGCAATTACCGGGTAAAAAAGTCTATCCTTGGATTGCGAAGGTACGTTATTCTACCCCCGGAGTGGGCTTAATTTCTCCTCCTCCTCACCATGATATTTACTCCATTGAAGACTTAGCGGAGTTAATCCATGACTTGAAAAACGCTAACCGCAACGCCCGTATTAATGTAAAATTAGTGTCAGAAGTAGGGGTAGGTACGATCGCAGCAGGGGTTGCCAAAGCCAAAGCGGATGTTGTGTTAATCTCTGGTTATGACGGAGGCACAGGTGCTTCTCCTCGCACATCTATTAAACACGCAGGACTACCGTGGGAATTGGGATTAGCGGAAACTCACCAAACCTTGTTATTAAATAACCTCCGCAGTCGTATTGTGGTAGAAACCGATGGGCAAATGAAAACAGGGCGAGACATTGCGATCGCAACTCTGTTAGGTGCTGAGGAATACGGCTTTTCAACCGCTCCCTTAGTTACTTTGGGATGTATCATGATGCGTGTGTGTCATTTGAATACTTGCCCTGTGGGGGTAGCTACCCAAAACCCCGAACTTCGTGCTAAATTTACGGGTGATCCTGCTTATACTGTCAATTTCATGAAATTTATCGCCCAAGAAATGCGGGAAATCATGGCAGAGTTAGGCTTCCGCACGGTGAATGAGATGGTAGGACGTACTGATGTCTTAAATCCCAAAGGTGCGATCGAGCATTGGAAAGCGAAAGGTATTGATATTTCTCCTATTCTCCATCAACCCAAAGTTGATCCAAATATGCCCCGTCACTGTACCATAAAACAGGATCACGGTTTAGATCAATCCCTCGATATGACTACTTTACTAGATTTATGCAAAGGTGCGATCGAGCATGGCGAAAAAGTAAAAGCCACCTTACCCATTAAAAACATTAACCGTGTAGTCGGCACAATCTTAGGTAACGAGATTACCAAAAAACATTGGGAAGGCTTACCCGAAGATACCGTGCATTTGCATTTCGTTGGTAGTGCAGGACAAAGTTTAGGTGCATTTGTACCCAAAGGAGTTACCCTTGAATTAGAAGGAGACGCTAACGACTATATCGGCAAAGGCTTAAGCGGTGGTAAAATCATCGTTTATCCCGACAAAAAAGCTACTTTTGAAGCGGATGAGAATATCATTGTCGGTAACGTAGCCTTGTATGGTGCAACCAGTGGCGAAGCCTATATTTCAGGGGTTGCAGGAGAGCGCTTCTGTGTCCGTAACTCAGGTGTAACTACCGTTGTGGAAGGAGTGGGCGATCATGGTTGCGAATACATGACAGGTGGTAAAGTGGTTATCATCGGTAAAACGGGGCGTAACTTTGCCGCAGGAATGAGTGGCGGTGTCGCCTATATCCTCGATGAAACGGGGGATTTTGCTACCCACTGCAATACGGAGATGGTTGGTTTAGAAACCCTTGAGGATGCTTCAGAAATTGCCGAATTAAAACAATTAATTGTCAAACATCAACAATTTACTAATAGTAAAAAAGCCCAAAAAGTTCTCGATAATTGGGAGGAAAATATCAGTAAATTTGTCAAAGTAATGCCTCGTGATTACAAGCGAGTTTTAGAAGCATTAAAAGAGGCAATTAATTCTGGATTAAGCGGTGATGAAGCGTTAAATGCGGCGTTTGAAGCCAACGCCCAAGATGTAGCCCGTGTCGGCGGAAGTTAA
- a CDS encoding cold-shock protein, whose product MAIDFGSVKSYNSNRGFGFITGRFLNPHRRVFFHIKKIKAKHPEIAEKLDNEENFQGLNLWYEIEQTQKGEQVKECWLHKDEIPENHVSELSDLIGKVENIWKNIDSSKPSWLDIVTIELVGTNRKDELSLQRNNLENQRREAGERKRKDVEVERLRQIELQRERERQEVERQKQIRVDKENEVRKLSAKYSLSIDEAEELYLLLEEMRPKNFTHSKQLSMYIVKQKLGYKYKNISGILTMQDGGNEWDFHGGFPPKIYSNICKELGLDNQHTKARPIDFRSFKDVSPTDKF is encoded by the coding sequence ATGGCAATAGACTTTGGCAGTGTCAAAAGCTACAATTCAAATAGAGGATTTGGATTTATTACTGGTCGTTTTTTAAATCCCCATAGAAGAGTTTTTTTTCATATTAAGAAAATTAAAGCAAAACATCCTGAAATTGCTGAGAAATTGGACAATGAGGAGAATTTTCAAGGACTAAATTTATGGTATGAAATTGAACAGACTCAAAAAGGGGAACAAGTTAAGGAGTGTTGGCTACATAAGGATGAGATACCCGAAAATCATGTCAGTGAATTATCTGATTTAATCGGAAAAGTAGAAAATATCTGGAAAAACATAGACTCATCAAAACCTAGTTGGCTTGATATTGTCACAATAGAGTTAGTTGGAACTAATCGCAAAGATGAATTAAGTCTTCAAAGAAATAACTTAGAGAATCAACGGAGGGAGGCGGGGGAAAGAAAACGCAAAGATGTTGAGGTTGAACGCTTAAGACAAATAGAACTTCAAAGAGAAAGAGAACGTCAAGAAGTTGAACGTCAAAAACAGATTCGGGTTGATAAAGAGAATGAAGTTAGAAAGCTAAGTGCGAAATACTCTTTGAGTATTGATGAAGCTGAGGAGTTATATCTATTATTAGAAGAAATGCGTCCCAAAAATTTTACACATAGTAAACAGCTTTCAATGTATATTGTAAAACAGAAACTGGGTTATAAGTACAAAAATATATCGGGTATTTTGACAATGCAAGATGGAGGAAATGAATGGGATTTTCACGGAGGATTCCCACCAAAAATTTATAGCAATATTTGTAAAGAACTCGGATTAGATAACCAACATACAAAGGCTAGACCTATCGATTTTAGATCATTTAAGGATGTTTCGCCAACAGATAAATTCTAA
- a CDS encoding type II toxin-antitoxin system HicA family toxin — MAYGCRSIFLSIVDAIALTVSGKKLSTIVQKYDWVLKRVKGSHHIFDKEGLETTLSIPIHSNKDPKIGTLKAILKQANLTEDDLF; from the coding sequence GTGGCTTATGGTTGTCGATCAATTTTCCTTTCCATAGTAGATGCGATCGCACTTACAGTTTCAGGGAAGAAATTATCTACAATAGTGCAAAAATATGACTGGGTTTTAAAGCGTGTTAAAGGTAGTCATCATATTTTTGACAAAGAAGGATTAGAGACAACTTTATCAATACCGATTCATAGCAATAAAGATCCGAAAATTGGTACTCTTAAAGCTATTTTAAAACAAGCTAATTTAACTGAAGATGATTTGTTTTAA